CATCTACCTCTTTAATTAAATATGTTTACGCTTAGTATTAGGCAAAAAGACCATATTAGAACATTTTGACTGTTTAAACTTTCAAATCTCACATATGCAAATTTACAAGTAAGTTGAAGCTCATTTTCCATGGGTCCAAGCATTTTTCAAGTCACGTATTTCAATATCATTTTCTTAATGCTTTGAAATTTTTACTAGTATATATCTTTAAGTCCCAAAAATACTATTGAGATGAATCATAATGCAAATCATTAATAAGAGACAAAATACTAATTTAAAACAATGAAGCGATTTCTTGAATATCTATAATATTCCAAAttcgaagaaaatgaaaagatctTTCACAAATTTAGTGGATTAGTCTTTCTTTCTGTTTTGAAAATATGGAGATGAACTTAAAAATCCATGATAAAAAAGTATTCCGATCTTTCACAAATTTAGTGGATTAGTAATACTTTTCGGGGCATGCTGTTTAATGAAAATATGGAGATGAACTTAAAAgtaattacccaaaaaaaaaagaaaaagaaatatttgaattgcacgtcaattcattttcctctacAAAAGTTTTATCAGTATAGTGCATGATTCGACAATTCCGTTACATTAATCCCTTCTCCCTCCTTGGGCTGTACGATACATTGTGATGAAAATTAACTACATTGTGGGAGATAAGGAAATAATAGACACTAAAAGTACTAAAAGTTGTATATGGTGTTCAttttaatatcaaaattttttatcGGTTCATTTAAAtgacaaattgaagaaaaaagattagTTAAGTGCCTTTAGTGAGAAATTCCACTTGAACAAAttatgtggcttttatatttaaaaaatttatctgagatgaaaattatttggcactaaagtgattacTCTTTAGCAACGAATTACACTAAAGTAATAACTTTTTAACCTACTACACGACATCATTTAAATTTATATCTAGGCACGATCATGTAAGATTaagaaattgataaaatatgacTATGTTGAATTCCCAATGACTCATATCGAAGTTAAAAAGTGATActtaaatgatttaaaaaaaaatttgacattaaAATAAGCGGTATACATAACGTTTGGCACATCTATTGTCCTCCTCCCGAACTCTAACTTGTCTCTGGCATGAGATTGACTTAATAGACTTGATTCCTACGATTGTCGATCAATGGCCGTAGCCCGGCCCGATGTACATGAATGGTGTATTTTATCCGCGTCGAAATAATTTATAGCCAGcagaaaaagaacatgtttggAAATCGGAATGGCCTCGCTTTTATTAGACTTTCCAGGACACCTCTGTCTCTTCCTTCCGAGGACCGACCGTTAATCTCGTTACCCGATCCAACGGCCGAGCAAAGGCCCGCGGGAAATCTTATAAACTCGAACCGCAGCCACCTTCTTCTCCGTTTCTTCTGTGCTCTGCCGAAACAGAAAGAAGAGATTCTCTCGTCCCGATCTCCTGGCGACGAGAGCTCTCGATCTTCTTCCCCGCCAGCTCTCGCGGCTTTCGTTGTCCCCGCGAACCCCCTCAGCATATTGATCGCCCGGAGCTGATCATCTCTGGTGAGTCCGTTCTTCCGCAATTCATTCGTATCTGTATACACGCTCGATGGAGCGATTGCCTGTCACACGAGGTTATCGATGATCGGCTGAGATAATGTGTGATCTGCATtctcctttcctcttttcttgtttgagaGAAGTCATGCGTGAATGAATGAATCCAAAACTTCAATTCGTGTCGATGTTCGGGACTCCGGTGGCGCTTGTCTTCGAATGTGACGTTGCCAGTGGCTCTTGATGTGGGGAAAGGGCATGTGAGTTATGGCAGGGATTGtgatttaattagaatttactTGTATGTGAATAGCCATGGGTGGCATGTGCATGATGGGTTTTTTCGTCTTGGTTTCATGTTGTGGAATGTTGTGCAACTAGTCGAGTTTGAGTTTCGACATGTCCGGATCTGGTTTGTGAGCTGACTTAGGCTTCATTTGCATGCTGATTTCTCATCCATCGTTTTCACGGCAATGGTCTGCTTCTTACCTTTACTGTCACAGCTTCTTCCTTTGTTACTCATCGTTCATCTGTGCATTGAATTTGTGACAAGAAGTTGGGATCTATATGTTACCCTTATTGTTGCTGATGTAGCAAATACTTTATTTAGTTAATTCAAGAGGATAGTTTAACATGATTGAAGGGTACACGTTTTTTAACCTAGAAAGAGAGGCCGTTAGATCCATGGCAGAACTCCATTTTTGGTTGTCGAAGCTTTTTCATAGCTGAAGCTACTAGATTTTGTGGGGCACCATTAACCCAAGtggttattttgaaaaaatttaccAGATCTACGATGGTTGCCGTTGAGCATCCGTTGGGCAGCAAAGACCGTCTAGCTACAGAAACGAAGAAGATCTTGCATTCGTTGGCATCTGAGTGGGAAGACGTGGTGGATTCGACTGCATTACAGGTGATCCCGCTGAAGGGCGCGATGACAAATGAAGTCTTCCAGATAAATTGGCCAACCACGACAGATCAAGTCTCAAGGAAGGTTCTGCTCCGGATTTATGGGGAGGGTGTGGAGGTGTTCTTTGACAGGGACAACGAGATTCGGACATTTGAGTGCATGTCCAAAAATGGGCAAGGGCCTCGCCTTTTAGGGAGATTCTCTAATGGGAGAATCGAAGAGTTCATTCATGCACGGGTACTTCTCATATCTTCAGTGTAGAACTCGAACTTAAAGTTCTCACTAAATGATGAACAAATCACAATACATAAGGAGAATCAAGATTAGTCGATGTGGCCAGAGTTAGGTCCTTTCAGTTCTAATGTGATGAGGAATATTGAGAAGATTGACAAAGGAGCTCTTTTGAATTGCTGGGCTAAGATGTCGTGGAGTCACCTGTCGAGACTCgcctattgttttattgtctcattattttgatataattttTCCATGTTGCATATTAGACCAATTTTAGGATTGCTTGCAGAAATGGCATTATTAGTCTTTCTTCGtgaaaacaagaaaggaaagaaaagaagcattAACACTATAGTCGTTGGTTGTTTAAACAATGTAAGCATTTACAGCAATAATCGGGCAATGCCTGCAAAACCAATTCATGAGttttgagcctgcaattttttGCCAACTCTTTTTGCCTGcttttcaaaaagtaaaatgACAAGATGGCAAGTGCAGAATCGTTTCTTTTAGTACTTTATCTGTCACCTGAAATCAACGGCTAGCTAAGCTCATCTGACTGTGTGGGATGATGCAGACACTTTCGGCTTCTGATCTAAGGAACCCTGACATTTCTGCTTGTATAGCAACTAAAATGAGAGAGTTTCATGACCTTGATATGCCGGGTCCAAAGAAGGTTGTTCTCTGGGATAGACTAAGGTATTCATTTTGTTTCTAGTCATTATTCCTACTTTTTCGGGGGTATGAGGAAATAAATTAGTGTTTCATGGTTTGCagatattacatttttcttgaataagtaGCACAAGCAGTAATTCCATACAAAGAAGTGTAAGATTGTttgtttctttccaaattttccagAAAGTGGCTTGGGAAGGCCACGCGTGTGGCTACTCCACGGGAAGCCCAGCTTGTTCACTTGAATGCCATCAAAAACGAAATTCTTGTCTTGCAAAGTGAACTTGCAGGGGATCGACGTATAGGATTTTGCCACAATGATCTACAGTATGGTAACATAATGATACATGAAGACATTAAAGCAATAACCATCATTGTAAGATCCTTCACAAgtcaattattttgttttgctttttcttttgctagtaCGTGCAGTTAGTGAGTGCGAACCTTGAAGATTGATTTAATGAAGGTGGTCAGCAATGAATAATCCCACCTTATGCCACTAGGGAGTGCTTTACTTATTGTTCCAAATTGTCATACCAAAAAACACCCATTGAGGACTTTGTTACTTCAGAGCAGTAGAGATAGGATGTCTCGGAAAGTTCGTACTACAGTTCTTGTAGGAAACTCCTTTCATGGTGCAGAAACCAGAAAGCCACAAGGAGACAGAGTGTTAAGATTTACTGGTCGAGATAGAAGTTGAAGATTGTGAGATGTGttgtaaatgaaaattttgtagttggaagggcaaaaaaaaaaaagttgctctGTCCAATCACAGGTACAATGTCCTATGTAAAGTTGCTATCCGAAGTTGAATTTCTTTACAAGGTTTTGATGTAAACTTTGCAGATGACGTCTCATTTACTCTTTCTTTGGATGGGAGAGTTTTGTGTTTGCCCCTTCTCATACTTCTTTCAGCAGATGTTCATATATTGAAATTGTCTTGTGATGATCTCTGATTTCACCATTTTGgccatcttcttcattttgttgcGCCACCAGTGATAATGTTGCCATGAATTTGATTCATGAAGCTTAAGAATAGTCGTATTAGTTACAAATTCATCTCCTATTAGTTTATAGACTTAATTCAACCGATACATTGGATCTTTGCGGCTGCTGTTCACGTGTGATCTATCTATACCGGGGTTACTGCCCAGACTTATTGGAGAAAACTTGTGCAAATTgtgtagaaaaatattattgtcAATTTACTCTTCATGTGGTTTTCCCTGTCTATGTAATTGTTAAATTCCCTTGGTAAttctttcttcatgttcttATTACGGTAGCTTGGCAGATGAACATGTCAGTTAGTGCTATTGTttctcaaattctctcttttctgccTCATCAGGACTATGAATATTCCAGTTACAATCCAATTGCTTTTGATATTGCAAATCATTTCTGCGAGATGGCTGCCGACTATCATACTGAGACTCCACATGTTTTGGACTATGGAAAATATCCAGGTGCGCGATTATTTTACcttgttgttttgtttgtttccaCTTTGTCCTTGCTTTTATCTACCTCTGAGTAGCAAATAGAAAAGCCTTGCTTTAAAACTGTGATTTCAACAGGTTTAGAGGAGCGTAGAAGATTTGTGCAGACGTATTTGAGTACTTCAGGTAGAGTTCTCTTAAtgtttttcgttttcttttataTGTGAAGATTAATAAGATCCAAATGGCATGGGGTTTGTTTTGTTGCTCtagtttactttttttttttaacaaagctCTAGTTTACTTTTGATCGGTCCATTTTCACGGGCCAACTTACTATGATGTGCATAGGCAGATAACCATAAACACAGCTCTCTTGTGAGTAATCGGTCACTTAAAAATGGTCACCAGAACGAAACTTTTTGAATTGGTTTCCAGAGACAGCTTTTAGCGACCAAAAATATTTCCTCACTGTAAGGACCCAGAAAATCTTCCAGGTAGTTTCTGGCAACCATGAAACTGTGTCTAGTGACCAAAATTTGAAGAAGTTTAGTGCACGACACATTGTCAAAACATGATTCTGTATCGGATTTGCACTTATTAAAATAATCTTTGAGACCTTTGCCAATGAAATGCAGAACTGCAAGAAAGGCATTTAAGCCTGATTCCCAGtcaacttttctaatttctgTGGATGCTTGGATAGATCTGAGCAAAGCAAATCCCACATCAATTTTCTACAAATCCTCTAGAATCAGTTTAAGCCGCTTTTAAGGAACTATGAACTAGCTAGTCAGGCCTTCTTTATATTCTTGTTGTGCTTATCTTTATAGTCATTTACAGTGCAATCTGGAATGTCAAACCTCTGTGCAGGTGATGCACCTACTGATGCTGAGGTAGAGCAGCTGCTTGAAGATGTTGAGAAGTATACTTTGGCAAGCCATCTATTCTGGGGACTTTGGGGTATAATATCAGTATGTACTTAAACCCAGATGCTTTGTTTCTTGCTATCGCAAAGCCACCATTTTACTCTATAGTGTGCTACAAAGTAGCTCTCTCTTTTGCACGACCGTTCCAGTCAAGAAATTTGTATTGCCACGCGAAATCTACACTATGCTGGTGTTTAAAGTTGCATGGCATCTCACAATGCCGTTGTTTGATATCTTTGTAACATTCTCATTTTAGAACGGAAAACAGCTTATTGGTAATTGACAACTTCAATTGTATCATTGATCTTGCCCCTCTTTCTGTTTGGCTTTCAGGAGCACGTGAACGAAATCGACTTTGACTATATGGAATATTCAAGGCAGCGGTTTGACAGATATTGGTCGACGAGGCCACTGCTGTTGAGTTCACATGAAGCTCCTTGCTTCAAAAGCGAGTCGACACCTAAATGGGTGCCATGGTCTTGCCTTCTCTAACTTGGTCAAAGTATGTGAAAGCAAAGTACGATGTTATGGATCTCTTATTCATAGAAATGGCTAGGCGATCATTATAACGGCGAGTACATGTCCAAGGTTTTTTAGATCTCTACATTAAACTCTTACTGTGAATCTAGATGAGATAGCATAAGTTGTAAGTGTACTTTGTTGATCATCATACAGTTGTTGGTGCCATCCTGTCGTTCTTTCTGGGATCTgaactttcttgttttctttatatGTACTATTTCAACGCCATCcgaagcaaattgccaaaataaaaaatgttaggTAAGTGCCAGCTTAGAAGATGATTCTCTTAAAAAGTTGAGGCGCGCCTTTAATGATAAGTTTTGTTAGAGGTCCAGgtcctttctttttataattattttgaattgatggaaaatggtttaataaagaaaatataaatgacGAGAAGTGAAGAGGAAACTTGAATTTTTATCGTAGTTATGCTTACATCAACGCTAAATTTGTTCGCTAGTAAGAGAAGACAAATTGTGATGTCCCAAAATTTGGCCCATTTTCAAGATATATGAAACGATTATTTCATCAATGTACTTATGATTAATTTATTATGAACTTATCACttatgagttaactaatctattgggtgaTGCCATAAAGGCTAAAATGTGAAAAACTAGAGAATTCAATTAGGATTAACCACTTGACTATAAGGATCAACAAATGTTAATACTAAGttattataagtcaattagcgaACGGATTATAAATCGATTCAACAGAAGTACGTAGTTGATTTGCGAGTGGTTTCACATGATTACGATACTCACGTCGAATGACGATATAAACCGATTTCCAATTGATCTTATACTCAATGTATGTAATTGAATCATTGTGATTACATTACAACCAAGGGTCATCCACGATCTAAAGAGGcattggattgaaaattatcaactATGAGTCAACCGTACAAAAGCCCTTAAAAGCCACCCGATGGTTTAGGTTGTACTAAGATCGCAttttgatcgattttaaccataagatttaattcaatttcaagtaTCGAACTTTGGAGGATATAAAGACTAACTTATTGGACGTCATCTCATTGTTTATCGAATGTTtacaatttttggaaaatgaataatcaatcaagaatTGGACGTTAGAAAGAGAAGCTAGGCCAAGTAAAGGCCGTTGGGCTTTGTGCCCATGTGGGTCGGCCAAGGAGGCCTAAGTGGGCCAAGCCAAGCCTATTTAAACAAGTGAGGCCAATCGCAAAGTTGTAAAGTTTAGtcaaaaagctttttttttttggtcggtcctactctaatcctattctaacactcgctctcagacttttacccttgcctccttgcagggcgtgggagtcgaaacccattcttgaaatgaaatcatccccaccccaattccccctgagaaggtggggatttgaacccccaacCTCCctcttccaagttggaagggtgtcTACTaggggcgaacccccagtggttgtTTAGTCAAAAAGCTTGgctttaaagaaattgaaataaaaaagaaaatgaggagaCAAAATGCTAGGCTAAGAGGATTTTTAGGGAGAGTTGGTGAAGGAAATCATGAGATTTTGGgcaaaaatctctctctctctccttccttccctccctccctccctccctcctcacACCCTTTACCCTTTAGCCGACTCTTTCCTCCCCCATTTCCcccatctttctctctccttatcTTCCCCATTTCCCTCTCCATTTTTGCTTCTCCCCCTTCTCTTGCCGCCGTTCACCATTCACCACTGCCTAcaccaccatcatcaccaccacccCCACCTCCACTCACCAGTTGCTGTTTGCCGTCGCCATTGTCTCACCAAGCCACAACCTCCATCTCCACTACACCAATGCCCCACTTCACCGACCCACCACCAAGCTCCGCCGCCCACTTGATCCACCCGTACCACTGTCATTCACCATCCTTCGCCACCACTCACCTCTATTGTTCACCGCTTGACACCAAGCCCCCACCGTCATCCTCATCTCAAGCTGCCACCACCACTACCCCTTAGCCAAGGTGGTTGTGGGCTTCTAGAACCGAGCTGCCGTCGTTCATGCTAAAACTTGAGCCGTGAGCCTTGCTTCCTTGACACCATGGTGTTGCCTTCGCCGTGAGCTCGTCGCCGTCGGAAAACCGTAAGTTAATTTCTAATCTTTGTTTAGGAAGTCAATTGTGTTTAGGAGTAGGTTTAGTTTAGGTCTAATGGTAGTTAGTAGCATATAATGATGGTTTAGCCCTAAggatggattagattaaggcTAATAAGGATTAGTCTTAATTAAggatgtttagtttaattaattttaattagcttaattaatcataattagtttaattatagTTAATGTAGTTAATTgtaattaatattaattaattgcagTTAGACTAATTAATGATGATTAGTCTTAATCAATTATGGTTATATTAATTAATCGCAGTTAGTGTAATTAATCGTTGTTAGCTTAATTAATTGTGTTTAGTGCTAATTCATTGCAATTAGTGGAAAATACTAATGGATTAGTCATTAAGTGGAATTTTATGCTCGATTTTCTAGATGGATTTGCAAATAATTCAGATTGTTTGAACTTGTTATGTCATGTTATTGATTGCTTAATTATAGACCTTGATTACTATGTTTTCAAAGAAGGTTTATTTGGCAAGAAAATGACATATTTTGAGCTGTCGGGTTTGAACGCCATGTTTTATGTATTAAATGGGGCAATGTGGTTTTAAAGTGGATGTTTGCAAAGTTTGGCGGGTTGATTTTTAGTATGTAATTACATGCAAATATTTTATTGGAATTTTAAGTGtgaaaatttgccaaattttgttatttgaacACAAAACACTTTCATACTAGACTAATCGATGTCAAATAAATTTTGGCTTGAGTGTTGGCATGCTTAAGTGGTCACttaggacgcgtttggtaacgcttctgtttctggaaacaatttcttattagaaatgatttttttttttaattctactcgggaacaatttctaagtatttattggtaactgtccaaaatttttattctcgaaatagaattgcgtttggcaCAAT
This Eucalyptus grandis isolate ANBG69807.140 chromosome 7, ASM1654582v1, whole genome shotgun sequence DNA region includes the following protein-coding sequences:
- the LOC104452905 gene encoding probable choline kinase 2; translated protein: MVAVEHPLGSKDRLATETKKILHSLASEWEDVVDSTALQVIPLKGAMTNEVFQINWPTTTDQVSRKVLLRIYGEGVEVFFDRDNEIRTFECMSKNGQGPRLLGRFSNGRIEEFIHARTLSASDLRNPDISACIATKMREFHDLDMPGPKKVVLWDRLRKWLGKATRVATPREAQLVHLNAIKNEILVLQSELAGDRRIGFCHNDLQYGNIMIHEDIKAITIIDYEYSSYNPIAFDIANHFCEMAADYHTETPHVLDYGKYPGLEERRRFVQTYLSTSGDAPTDAEVEQLLEDVEKYTLASHLFWGLWGIISEHVNEIDFDYMEYSRQRFDRYWSTRPLLLSSHEAPCFKSESTPKWVPWSCLL